One window of the Primulina eburnea isolate SZY01 chromosome 18, ASM2296580v1, whole genome shotgun sequence genome contains the following:
- the LOC140820331 gene encoding transcription factor MYB1-like isoform X1: MGRSPFCSKEGLNKGAWTAMEDKILTDYVKKHGQGKWRKLPKKAGLNRCGKSCRLRWLNYLRPDIKRGHISAGEEDLIIRLHKLLGNRWSLIAGRLPGRTDNEIKNYWNTNIAKKQAVTDHKMAKQSTTKKENPTASQPQLPNSLGSHVIRTKAKRASEVFIIKNPSQSIENVESTPAFEQSQIENHNHKAEKLESEQFGMMDFKLDDKFFSDLFSTELFIFSDQKLDDGLGEDSLHNMKNSTGYPTTNSCQIPDEKHQDLDMGSMINIDPAMDWFQD, translated from the exons atGGGGAGAAGTCCTTTTTGTTCCAAAGAAGGCTTAAACAAAGGGGCATGGACTGCCATGGAAGACAAAATTCTCACAGATTATGTTAAGAAACATGGCCAAGGAAAATGGCGAAAGCTACCCAAGAAAGCAG GCCTTAATAGATGCGGAAAAAGTTGTAGGCTTCGTTGGTTGAATTATTTACGACCGGATATCAAGAGAGGACATATTAGTGCAGGTGAAGAGGATCTTATTATCAGACTTCACAAGCTCCTTGGAAACAG atgGTCTTTAATAGCTGGAAGGCTTCCGGGGCGAACAGACAATGAAATCAAGAATTACTGGAACACGAACATTGCCAAGAAGCAAGCTGTCACTGATCATAAGATGGCAAAACAATCCACCACGAAGAAAGAAAATCCAACAGCAAGCCAACCTCAACTTCCCAACAGCTTAGGGTCACATGTAATTCGTACGAAGGCGAAAAGGGCTTCTGAGGTTTTCATCATAAAGAATCCTTCCCAAAGTATCGAAAATGTTGAATCCACACCTGCGTTTGAACAGTCCCAAATTGAAAATCATAATCACAAGGCAGAAAAGTTGGAATCTGAACAGTTTGGCATGATGGATTTCAAACTGGACGATAAGTTCTTTTCAGATCTATTCAGCACTGAGCTCTTCATATTTTCTGATCAGAAGCTGGATGATGGATTGGGGGAGGATTCGCTCCATAACATGAAGAACAGCACCGGCTATCCTACTACAAATTCGTGCCAAATTCCTGACGAAAAGCATCAGGATCTTGATATGGGATCAATGATCAATATAGATCCTGCGATGGACTGGTTTCAAGATTGA
- the LOC140820331 gene encoding uncharacterized protein isoform X2, whose amino-acid sequence MAKATQESRCGKSCRLRWLNYLRPDIKRGHISAGEEDLIIRLHKLLGNRWSLIAGRLPGRTDNEIKNYWNTNIAKKQAVTDHKMAKQSTTKKENPTASQPQLPNSLGSHVIRTKAKRASEVFIIKNPSQSIENVESTPAFEQSQIENHNHKAEKLESEQFGMMDFKLDDKFFSDLFSTELFIFSDQKLDDGLGEDSLHNMKNSTGYPTTNSCQIPDEKHQDLDMGSMINIDPAMDWFQD is encoded by the exons ATGGCGAAAGCTACCCAAGAAAGCAG ATGCGGAAAAAGTTGTAGGCTTCGTTGGTTGAATTATTTACGACCGGATATCAAGAGAGGACATATTAGTGCAGGTGAAGAGGATCTTATTATCAGACTTCACAAGCTCCTTGGAAACAG atgGTCTTTAATAGCTGGAAGGCTTCCGGGGCGAACAGACAATGAAATCAAGAATTACTGGAACACGAACATTGCCAAGAAGCAAGCTGTCACTGATCATAAGATGGCAAAACAATCCACCACGAAGAAAGAAAATCCAACAGCAAGCCAACCTCAACTTCCCAACAGCTTAGGGTCACATGTAATTCGTACGAAGGCGAAAAGGGCTTCTGAGGTTTTCATCATAAAGAATCCTTCCCAAAGTATCGAAAATGTTGAATCCACACCTGCGTTTGAACAGTCCCAAATTGAAAATCATAATCACAAGGCAGAAAAGTTGGAATCTGAACAGTTTGGCATGATGGATTTCAAACTGGACGATAAGTTCTTTTCAGATCTATTCAGCACTGAGCTCTTCATATTTTCTGATCAGAAGCTGGATGATGGATTGGGGGAGGATTCGCTCCATAACATGAAGAACAGCACCGGCTATCCTACTACAAATTCGTGCCAAATTCCTGACGAAAAGCATCAGGATCTTGATATGGGATCAATGATCAATATAGATCCTGCGATGGACTGGTTTCAAGATTGA